The following proteins are co-located in the Bradyrhizobium sp. AZCC 2176 genome:
- a CDS encoding NAD+ synthase, producing the protein MTEPTFKITLAQLNPTVGDVTGNAAKARAARDKAKADGADLLVLPELFITGYPPEDLVLKPAFQAACRAAIEELARETAGGGPAVLIGTPWVEDDKLYNACALLDQGRIAALRFKANLPNYGVFDEKRLFARGPAAGPVTVKGIRIGVPICEDIWLEESEEYENVVECLAETGAEILVVPNGSPYARDKNDLRLSIAVARVTESGLPLVYLNQIGGQDELVFDGASFVLNADLSVAAQLPAFEESIVTLNWARSADGWRCSGPVAPLIEGDKADYAACVLGLRDYVRKNGFPGVLLGVSGGIDSALCAAIAVDALGADRVRGVMLPFRFTAQVSLDDAARLAQALGIRYEVLPIADAVNGFEKILSGPFASLPRDITEENLQARTRGTLLMAISNKTGAMVVTTGNKSEMSVGYATLYGDMNGGFNPIKDIYKTEVFRLSSLRNEWKPDGALGPSGEVIPVNIITRPPTAELREDQTDQDSLPPYEMLDGILERLVEREDPLATIIAAGFPADVVTRIDRLLNIAEYKRRQAAPGVKVTEKNFGRDRRYPITNRFRDNGKALPAPDEKLVARAGRASADAFEG; encoded by the coding sequence ATGACCGAACCAACCTTCAAGATCACGCTGGCGCAGTTGAACCCGACGGTCGGCGACGTCACGGGAAACGCCGCCAAGGCGCGCGCCGCGCGCGACAAAGCCAAGGCCGACGGCGCCGATCTCCTAGTGCTGCCCGAATTGTTCATCACCGGCTACCCGCCGGAAGACCTGGTGCTGAAGCCCGCCTTCCAGGCGGCCTGCCGCGCGGCGATCGAAGAACTGGCGCGTGAGACCGCAGGCGGCGGTCCGGCTGTCCTGATAGGCACGCCCTGGGTCGAGGACGATAAGCTCTATAATGCCTGCGCGCTGCTCGATCAGGGCCGCATCGCCGCCCTTCGCTTCAAGGCCAATCTGCCCAATTACGGCGTGTTCGACGAGAAGCGGCTATTCGCGCGCGGTCCGGCTGCGGGTCCGGTAACCGTCAAGGGCATCCGGATCGGCGTTCCCATCTGCGAGGACATCTGGCTCGAAGAATCAGAAGAATACGAGAACGTCGTCGAATGCCTCGCCGAGACCGGTGCGGAAATTCTGGTGGTGCCGAACGGCTCGCCTTACGCGCGCGACAAGAACGACCTGCGGCTGTCGATTGCGGTCGCCCGCGTCACCGAGAGCGGGCTGCCGCTGGTCTATCTCAACCAGATCGGGGGGCAGGACGAACTGGTGTTCGACGGCGCGTCGTTCGTGCTCAACGCCGATCTCTCGGTGGCGGCGCAGTTGCCGGCATTCGAAGAGAGCATCGTCACGCTGAACTGGGCCAGGAGCGCCGATGGCTGGCGCTGCTCGGGGCCGGTGGCGCCGCTCATCGAGGGCGACAAGGCCGACTACGCGGCGTGCGTGCTCGGCCTGCGCGATTACGTCCGCAAGAACGGATTTCCTGGTGTGCTGCTCGGCGTCTCCGGCGGCATCGATTCCGCGCTGTGCGCGGCGATCGCGGTCGACGCGCTCGGCGCCGACCGGGTTCGCGGCGTGATGCTGCCGTTCCGGTTCACCGCGCAGGTGTCGCTGGATGATGCGGCCAGGCTCGCACAAGCGCTCGGCATCCGCTACGAGGTGCTGCCGATAGCGGATGCCGTGAACGGCTTTGAAAAAATCCTCTCCGGTCCGTTCGCCAGCCTGCCGCGCGACATCACCGAAGAGAATTTGCAGGCACGCACCCGCGGCACGCTCTTGATGGCGATTTCCAACAAGACCGGCGCGATGGTGGTTACGACCGGCAACAAGTCGGAAATGTCGGTCGGCTATGCCACGCTCTACGGCGACATGAACGGCGGCTTCAATCCGATCAAGGACATCTACAAGACCGAAGTGTTTCGGCTCTCGAGCCTGCGCAACGAATGGAAGCCCGACGGTGCGCTCGGGCCTTCAGGCGAGGTCATTCCGGTCAACATCATCACGCGGCCGCCGACGGCAGAGTTGCGCGAGGACCAGACCGACCAGGATTCGCTGCCGCCTTACGAGATGCTGGACGGTATTCTCGAACGGCTGGTCGAGCGCGAGGACCCGCTCGCCACGATCATCGCCGCCGGCTTCCCGGCCGACGTCGTGACACGGATCGACCGGCTGCTCAACATCGCCGAATACAAGCGCCGGC